One window of the Lemur catta isolate mLemCat1 chromosome 6, mLemCat1.pri, whole genome shotgun sequence genome contains the following:
- the SMUG1 gene encoding single-strand selective monofunctional uracil DNA glycosylase isoform X2 — MAVPQAFPLGSLQEPTGALMEPQPCPRSLAEGFLEEELRLNAELSQLQFSEPVGIIYNPVEYAWEPHRNYVTRYCQGPKQVLFLGMNPGPFGMAQTGVPFGEVSMVRDWLGIGGPVLTPPQEHPKRPVLGLECPQSEVSGARFWGFFQNLCGQPEVFFRHCFVHNLCPLLFLTPSGRNLTPAELPAKQREQLLGTCDAALCRQVQLLGVRLVVGVGRLAEQRARRALSGLMPEVQVEGLLHPSPRNPQANKGWEAVAKERLNELGLLPLLSK; from the exons ATGGCTGTGCCCCAGGCTTTCCCACTGGGGTCCCTCCAGGAGCCTACAGGTGCCTTGatggagccccagccctgccctcgaAGCTTGGctgagggcttcctggaggaggagcttCGGCTCAATGCTGAGCTGAGCCAGTTGCAGTTTTCAGAGCCAGTGGGCATCATCTACAATCCTGTGGAGTATGCGTGGGAGCCACATCGCAACTATGTGACTCGCTACTGCCAGGGCCCCAAGCAAGTGCTCTTCCTGGGGATGAACCCTGGACCTTTTGGCATGGCCCAGACTGGG GTGCCCTTTGGGGAAGTGAGCATGGTCCGGGACTGGTTGGGCATTGGGGGGCCTGTGCTGACCCCTCCCCAGGAGCACCCTAAACGACCAGTGCTGGGACTGGAGTGCCCACAGTCAGAGGTGAGCGGTGCCCGATTTTGGGGCTTTTTCCAGAACCTTTGTGGACAGCCCGAGGTCTTCTTCCGTCACTGCTTTGTCCACAATCTATGTCCTCTGCTCTTCCTGACTCCTAGCGGGCGCAACCTCACCCCTGCTGAGCTGCCTGCCAAGCAGCGAGAACAGCTTCTTGGGACCTGTGACGCAGCCCTCTGCCGGCAGGTGCAGCTGCTGGGGGTGCGGCTGGTGGTGGGAGTGGGACGACTGGCAGAGCAGCGGGCACGGCGGGCTCTGTCAGGCCTGATGCCAGAGGTCCAGGTGGAGGGGCTGCTGCATCCCTCTCCCCGCAACCCACAGGCCAACAAGGGCTGGGAGGCAGTGGCCAAGGAAAGACTGAATGAGTTGGGGCTGCTGCCCCTGCTATCGAAATGA
- the SMUG1 gene encoding single-strand selective monofunctional uracil DNA glycosylase isoform X1 yields the protein MKPLSVSFPGDSGMAVPQAFPLGSLQEPTGALMEPQPCPRSLAEGFLEEELRLNAELSQLQFSEPVGIIYNPVEYAWEPHRNYVTRYCQGPKQVLFLGMNPGPFGMAQTGVPFGEVSMVRDWLGIGGPVLTPPQEHPKRPVLGLECPQSEVSGARFWGFFQNLCGQPEVFFRHCFVHNLCPLLFLTPSGRNLTPAELPAKQREQLLGTCDAALCRQVQLLGVRLVVGVGRLAEQRARRALSGLMPEVQVEGLLHPSPRNPQANKGWEAVAKERLNELGLLPLLSK from the exons ATGAagcctctgtctgtctcttttcCAGGTGACAGTGGCATGGCTGTGCCCCAGGCTTTCCCACTGGGGTCCCTCCAGGAGCCTACAGGTGCCTTGatggagccccagccctgccctcgaAGCTTGGctgagggcttcctggaggaggagcttCGGCTCAATGCTGAGCTGAGCCAGTTGCAGTTTTCAGAGCCAGTGGGCATCATCTACAATCCTGTGGAGTATGCGTGGGAGCCACATCGCAACTATGTGACTCGCTACTGCCAGGGCCCCAAGCAAGTGCTCTTCCTGGGGATGAACCCTGGACCTTTTGGCATGGCCCAGACTGGG GTGCCCTTTGGGGAAGTGAGCATGGTCCGGGACTGGTTGGGCATTGGGGGGCCTGTGCTGACCCCTCCCCAGGAGCACCCTAAACGACCAGTGCTGGGACTGGAGTGCCCACAGTCAGAGGTGAGCGGTGCCCGATTTTGGGGCTTTTTCCAGAACCTTTGTGGACAGCCCGAGGTCTTCTTCCGTCACTGCTTTGTCCACAATCTATGTCCTCTGCTCTTCCTGACTCCTAGCGGGCGCAACCTCACCCCTGCTGAGCTGCCTGCCAAGCAGCGAGAACAGCTTCTTGGGACCTGTGACGCAGCCCTCTGCCGGCAGGTGCAGCTGCTGGGGGTGCGGCTGGTGGTGGGAGTGGGACGACTGGCAGAGCAGCGGGCACGGCGGGCTCTGTCAGGCCTGATGCCAGAGGTCCAGGTGGAGGGGCTGCTGCATCCCTCTCCCCGCAACCCACAGGCCAACAAGGGCTGGGAGGCAGTGGCCAAGGAAAGACTGAATGAGTTGGGGCTGCTGCCCCTGCTATCGAAATGA
- the SMUG1 gene encoding single-strand selective monofunctional uracil DNA glycosylase isoform X3 produces the protein MKSYVGPDVSMYSLYLVPNASEDRGKQRFFWTTVHNETLEKDGQAQTPGPGILVSGGGAGGWVPAGPSVKVPFGEVSMVRDWLGIGGPVLTPPQEHPKRPVLGLECPQSEVSGARFWGFFQNLCGQPEVFFRHCFVHNLCPLLFLTPSGRNLTPAELPAKQREQLLGTCDAALCRQVQLLGVRLVVGVGRLAEQRARRALSGLMPEVQVEGLLHPSPRNPQANKGWEAVAKERLNELGLLPLLSK, from the exons ATGAAGTCCTATGTAGGGCCAGATGTCTCAATGTACTCCCTGTACTTGGTCCCAAATGCTAGTGAAGATAGAGGCAAACAAAGATTCTTCTGGACCACAGTCCATAATGAAACACTGGAGAAAGATGGACAGGCTCAAACCCCAGGGCCAGGAATCCTCGTCTCAGGTGGAGGTGCGGGTGGATGGGTCCCGGCTGGACCCTCAGTGAAG GTGCCCTTTGGGGAAGTGAGCATGGTCCGGGACTGGTTGGGCATTGGGGGGCCTGTGCTGACCCCTCCCCAGGAGCACCCTAAACGACCAGTGCTGGGACTGGAGTGCCCACAGTCAGAGGTGAGCGGTGCCCGATTTTGGGGCTTTTTCCAGAACCTTTGTGGACAGCCCGAGGTCTTCTTCCGTCACTGCTTTGTCCACAATCTATGTCCTCTGCTCTTCCTGACTCCTAGCGGGCGCAACCTCACCCCTGCTGAGCTGCCTGCCAAGCAGCGAGAACAGCTTCTTGGGACCTGTGACGCAGCCCTCTGCCGGCAGGTGCAGCTGCTGGGGGTGCGGCTGGTGGTGGGAGTGGGACGACTGGCAGAGCAGCGGGCACGGCGGGCTCTGTCAGGCCTGATGCCAGAGGTCCAGGTGGAGGGGCTGCTGCATCCCTCTCCCCGCAACCCACAGGCCAACAAGGGCTGGGAGGCAGTGGCCAAGGAAAGACTGAATGAGTTGGGGCTGCTGCCCCTGCTATCGAAATGA
- the SMUG1 gene encoding single-strand selective monofunctional uracil DNA glycosylase isoform X4: MVRDWLGIGGPVLTPPQEHPKRPVLGLECPQSEVSGARFWGFFQNLCGQPEVFFRHCFVHNLCPLLFLTPSGRNLTPAELPAKQREQLLGTCDAALCRQVQLLGVRLVVGVGRLAEQRARRALSGLMPEVQVEGLLHPSPRNPQANKGWEAVAKERLNELGLLPLLSK, encoded by the coding sequence ATGGTCCGGGACTGGTTGGGCATTGGGGGGCCTGTGCTGACCCCTCCCCAGGAGCACCCTAAACGACCAGTGCTGGGACTGGAGTGCCCACAGTCAGAGGTGAGCGGTGCCCGATTTTGGGGCTTTTTCCAGAACCTTTGTGGACAGCCCGAGGTCTTCTTCCGTCACTGCTTTGTCCACAATCTATGTCCTCTGCTCTTCCTGACTCCTAGCGGGCGCAACCTCACCCCTGCTGAGCTGCCTGCCAAGCAGCGAGAACAGCTTCTTGGGACCTGTGACGCAGCCCTCTGCCGGCAGGTGCAGCTGCTGGGGGTGCGGCTGGTGGTGGGAGTGGGACGACTGGCAGAGCAGCGGGCACGGCGGGCTCTGTCAGGCCTGATGCCAGAGGTCCAGGTGGAGGGGCTGCTGCATCCCTCTCCCCGCAACCCACAGGCCAACAAGGGCTGGGAGGCAGTGGCCAAGGAAAGACTGAATGAGTTGGGGCTGCTGCCCCTGCTATCGAAATGA